A stretch of the Photobacterium sp. CCB-ST2H9 genome encodes the following:
- a CDS encoding CidA/LrgA family protein, with protein sequence MIATPFIFILVYMSYLRSFAIIAIFLMAGKGFQSLTQIPIPGSILGMLFLFAALSAGLLPPNWAKPGCHLFIRHMAILFVPVGVGLMNYLDLLQTNALPVLLSTLGSSLIVLLFVGWYVQRKESD encoded by the coding sequence ATGATTGCGACACCATTCATCTTCATCCTCGTGTATATGAGCTACTTGCGTTCATTTGCAATCATTGCCATTTTTCTGATGGCCGGGAAAGGATTCCAATCTCTCACACAGATCCCCATTCCGGGCAGCATTCTTGGCATGTTGTTTCTTTTTGCGGCACTTTCTGCCGGACTGCTTCCACCGAACTGGGCCAAGCCCGGATGTCATCTGTTTATCCGCCATATGGCAATTCTGTTCGTCCCTGTCGGAGTCGGACTCATGAATTATCTGGATCTGCTTCAGACCAACGCCCTGCCCGTGCTGCTCAGCACCCTCGGCAGCAGTCTGATTGTCCTATTGTTTGTGGGCTGGTATGTACAGCGTAAGGAGTCGGACTGA
- a CDS encoding DMT family transporter: MTHRHNPIQGACWMLTAGSAFAVVNSMAQYLSVVFHLPSTTVGLIQYFIALIVMLPWLYSIGLRQSLKTQHFGMHCFRVFLSVIGIQLWLWALAYPVPIWQGIALLMTSPLFATVGSGLLLKEKVGFVRWVATLAGFCGAMIILEPWSDNFNWASLLPVGAAFFWASYSLMVKKMSHHDSPSTMVVYLLLLITPFNLFLAVPDFTMPEGRETWLLLLGAGVFTALANWAIAKAYAVADASFVQPFDHAKLPLNVLAGFMVFGWVPPGRLWLGATIIIASVAFVTQWERRKPMLQSATIRNAS; the protein is encoded by the coding sequence ATGACGCATCGACACAATCCAATTCAGGGTGCCTGCTGGATGTTAACCGCAGGATCAGCCTTTGCTGTGGTCAACAGCATGGCGCAGTACCTGAGTGTAGTTTTTCACTTGCCTTCAACAACTGTCGGTCTGATCCAGTACTTTATCGCGCTGATTGTCATGCTGCCCTGGCTGTACAGTATCGGGCTGCGTCAGTCGCTGAAAACCCAACATTTTGGCATGCACTGTTTCCGGGTTTTCCTGTCTGTGATTGGTATTCAGCTGTGGCTCTGGGCACTCGCATATCCGGTGCCCATCTGGCAGGGCATTGCATTACTGATGACGTCTCCCCTTTTTGCCACCGTCGGTTCAGGTTTACTGCTGAAAGAAAAAGTCGGCTTTGTCCGCTGGGTTGCGACGCTGGCTGGGTTTTGTGGCGCAATGATCATTCTGGAGCCCTGGTCCGACAATTTTAACTGGGCATCATTATTGCCGGTGGGTGCGGCATTTTTCTGGGCAAGCTATTCATTAATGGTGAAGAAGATGTCTCACCATGACTCCCCGAGCACCATGGTCGTTTACCTGTTGCTGCTGATTACCCCCTTTAACCTGTTTCTGGCCGTGCCGGATTTCACCATGCCTGAAGGCCGGGAAACCTGGTTACTTCTGCTGGGAGCCGGTGTTTTCACTGCGCTGGCCAACTGGGCCATTGCCAAAGCTTACGCTGTTGCTGACGCTTCATTCGTCCAGCCGTTTGATCACGCCAAACTGCCTCTGAATGTCCTGGCCGGATTTATGGTATTTGGCTGGGTACCGCCGGGACGTCTGTGGTTAGGGGCAACCATTATTATTGCCTCAGTTGCCTTCGTCACTCAGTGGGAAAGACGCAAACCGATGCTGCAATCCGCAACCATCAGGAATGCATCCTGA
- the cdd gene encoding cytidine deaminase: MRAEVMDALGQLPLELSQALKPVMTAPGFDATLSKEEFEHLMTVTQLSDADLRIQLLKVAAAYSIASLSNFYVGAIARGNSGRLYFGANMEFEGTSMSQTVHAEQSAISHAWLKGETGITDITVNYSPCGHCRQFMNELSTAQSLMVQLPERTPKALQTYLPESFGPADLGITDLLLSDHSKGLSLDSDDALLQAACQAADKSHAPYSKNFAGVALKAKDGRVFTGMYAENAAFNPSLPPLQVAMIDMNMANYSLSDIAEAALVEQKSSLVSLLADTQNTLESFHPDIQLSYAAI; encoded by the coding sequence ATGCGCGCTGAAGTTATGGACGCTTTAGGCCAACTCCCGCTCGAACTGTCACAGGCGCTGAAGCCTGTCATGACTGCTCCAGGCTTTGACGCCACTCTGAGCAAAGAAGAATTTGAACACCTGATGACTGTGACTCAGCTGTCAGATGCAGACCTGCGTATTCAGCTGCTGAAAGTTGCTGCTGCCTATTCCATTGCCAGCCTGTCGAATTTCTATGTCGGCGCGATTGCACGCGGCAACTCCGGCAGACTTTACTTTGGTGCAAATATGGAGTTTGAAGGGACGTCGATGTCTCAGACGGTCCATGCGGAACAATCGGCCATCAGTCACGCGTGGCTGAAAGGCGAAACGGGTATCACTGATATCACCGTAAATTACTCGCCTTGCGGCCACTGCCGCCAGTTTATGAATGAACTCAGTACGGCACAAAGCCTCATGGTTCAGTTACCTGAGCGCACACCAAAAGCATTGCAGACGTACTTACCGGAATCCTTCGGGCCTGCTGATTTGGGCATCACCGATTTGCTGTTGTCAGACCATTCAAAAGGTCTGAGCCTGGATTCAGACGATGCACTCCTTCAGGCCGCTTGTCAGGCTGCAGATAAGTCTCACGCGCCTTACAGTAAAAACTTTGCCGGTGTCGCGCTGAAAGCCAAAGATGGCCGGGTCTTCACAGGCATGTATGCCGAAAACGCAGCATTCAACCCAAGTCTTCCGCCCTTACAGGTGGCGATGATCGATATGAATATGGCGAATTATTCGCTGTCAGACATTGCTGAAGCCGCATTGGTTGAGCAGAAGAGCTCTTTAGTCAGTCTGCTGGCTGATACACAAAACACGCTGGAAAGCTTTCACCCGGATATCCAGCTGTCATACGCAGCAATCTGA
- a CDS encoding CidB/LrgB family autolysis modulator encodes MWLFVTLIVFWLARLLSKRFQHPVLNPLLICLVVIIPLLLVLNVPYETYFADNRWIHYLLEPAVVALAFPLYEQLPQIRSRWKVIVTACVCGSVLSMLAGTAIALALGADLQLTASILPKSVTTPIAMAVAQQIGGVPSLAAVMVLIAGVFGAVLGYPLFKLARITHPMAKGLSMGTVAHALGTAKAAEENYKDGAFSSLALVLCGVITAVLAPVIYPLLLSVFQ; translated from the coding sequence ATGTGGTTGTTCGTCACTCTGATTGTATTCTGGCTGGCCCGTCTGTTGTCGAAGCGTTTTCAGCATCCGGTGCTCAACCCGCTGCTGATCTGTCTGGTGGTCATTATTCCGCTGCTGCTGGTCCTCAACGTGCCTTATGAAACCTACTTTGCAGACAACCGCTGGATTCATTATCTGCTGGAACCTGCAGTGGTTGCACTGGCATTCCCGCTATATGAACAGTTGCCTCAAATCCGCAGCCGCTGGAAAGTGATTGTGACGGCATGTGTGTGCGGCAGCGTTCTGTCCATGCTGGCCGGCACAGCAATCGCGCTGGCACTGGGCGCCGATTTACAGCTGACCGCCAGTATTTTGCCAAAATCGGTCACAACCCCCATCGCCATGGCCGTGGCTCAGCAGATTGGCGGAGTTCCTTCACTGGCCGCGGTCATGGTACTGATCGCAGGTGTCTTTGGCGCCGTTTTAGGTTACCCGCTGTTCAAACTTGCCCGCATCACCCATCCGATGGCAAAAGGCTTAAGCATGGGGACTGTGGCGCATGCGTTAGGAACGGCCAAAGCTGCCGAGGAAAACTACAAAGACGGCGCATTCAGCTCTCTGGCTCTGGTCTTGTGTGGTGTGATTACGGCAGTGCTCGCCCCGGTCATCTATCCGTTGCTGTTATCTGTTTTTCAATAA